A window from Schistosoma haematobium chromosome 3, whole genome shotgun sequence encodes these proteins:
- a CDS encoding hypothetical protein (EggNog:ENOG41KOG1339~COG:O~MEROPS:MER0000949), producing MILFIIIGFLPYLYGEIVRIPLHPLKRSDSLVGLGATYFKPSTRKWKYEWNKQNTSTPEQLINYENLQYYGEISVGTPPQKLRVLFDTGSTDTWLASRKCWFLDIFCWMFSFYDSSKSSTYVADGSNFNVQYLDSNYSGFWSLDTIRINPLEIRNQAFAEMRSIFNLDYLSDKYDGIIGMSNRRISEYGNIPMFPNILANGVNMNPIFSFYLNRENGEGIGGEMVLGGVNPKYFKGDFEYVPTIQNYMWTIQMLSLQINGINFCNICSAVIDTGTSLIIGPNEQVERINSLLHAFDNFGRNVIDCGRIDMLPSIEFIFHRKKYILKPQHYVVKETDFFKTICLSPFQSHFSLPPNYWVLGDVFMGKFYTVFDFGQRRIGLADAVGA from the exons ATGATTCTATTCATAATTATCGGTTTCCTACCATATTTATATGGTGAGATTGTGAGAATTCCTCTCCACCCTTTGAAAAGATCTGATTCATTGGTGGGACTTGGTGCGACTTACTTTAAGCCTTCGACGAGAAAATGGAAGTATGAATGGAATAAGCAGAATACATCTACACCGGAACAATTGATTAATTATGAAAAC CTTCAGTATTATGGTGAGATATCAGTTGGAACTCCACCTCAAAAGCTACGAGTATTGTTTGATACAGGATCCACTGACACATGGTTAGCTTCAAGGAAGTGTTGGTTTCTTGATATATTTTGTTGGATGTTTTCGTTTTACGATAGCTCGAAATCGTCGACTTATGTAGCAGATGGTTCCAATTTTAATGTCCAATATTTAGACAGTAATTACTCTGGATTTTGGAGTTTGGACACTATACGA ATAAACCCGTTGGAGATTCGGAATCAAGCGTTTGCTGAAATGAGGAGTATATTTAATCTCGATTACTTATCTGATAAATATGATGGAATAATTGGCATGTCGAATAGACGGATATCGGAATATGGAAACATTCCAATGTTCCCGAATATACTAGCTAATGGTGTGAATATGAAcccaatattttcattttatttaaatcg GGAAAACGGTGAAGGAATCGGTGGTGAAATGGTACTTGGTGGTGTAAATCCTAAATATTTCAAGGGTGATTTTGAATATGTACCTACTATTCAAAATTATATGTGGACGATTCAAATGTTAAG TTTGCAAATAAATGGGATAAACTTTTGCAACATATGTTCTGCTGTTATTGATACTGGAACATCTTTAATTATTGGACCAAATGAACAAGTGGAAAGAATCAATTCTTTACTTCATGCTTTTGATAATTTTGGAAGAAACGTCATTGACTGTGGTCGAATTGATATGCTCCCTTCGATTGAGTTCATATTTCATAGGAAAAAGTACATTCTGAAGCCACAACACTATGTAGTCAAG GAGACCGATTTCTTTAAAACAATTTGTTTGTCACCTTTTCAATCTCATTTTTCGTTACCTCCTAACTATTGGGTTCTTGGTGATGTTTTTATGGGAAAATTCTATACTGTATTCGATTTCGGTCAGAGAAGAATTGGACTGGCTGATGCTGTGGGAGCATAG
- a CDS encoding hypothetical protein (EggNog:ENOG41KOG1339~COG:O~MEROPS:MER0000911) yields the protein MILFIIIGFLPYLYGEIVRIPLHPLKRSDSLVGLGATYFKPSTRKWKYEWNKQNTSTPEQLINYENLQYYGEISVGTPPQKLRVLFDTGSTDTWLASRKCWFLDIFCWMFSFYDSSKSSTYVADGSNFNVQYLDSNYSGFWSLDTIRINPLEIRNQAFAEMRSIFNLDYLSDKYDGIIGMSNRRISEYGNIPMFPNILANGVNMNPIFSFYLNRLQINGINFCNICSAVIDTGTSLIIGPNEQVERINSLLHAFDNFGRNVIDCGRIDMLPSIEFIFHRKKYILKPQHYVVKVHTSNSFCLKQCYSLYQL from the exons ATGATTCTATTCATAATTATCGGTTTCCTACCATATTTATATGGTGAGATTGTGAGAATTCCTCTCCACCCTTTGAAAAGATCTGATTCATTGGTGGGACTTGGTGCGACTTACTTTAAGCCTTCGACGAGAAAATGGAAGTATGAATGGAATAAGCAGAATACATCTACACCGGAACAATTGATTAATTATGAAAAC CTTCAGTATTATGGTGAGATATCAGTTGGAACTCCACCTCAAAAGCTACGAGTATTGTTTGATACAGGATCCACTGACACATGGTTAGCTTCAAGGAAGTGTTGGTTTCTTGATATATTTTGTTGGATGTTTTCGTTTTACGATAGCTCGAAATCGTCGACTTATGTAGCAGATGGTTCCAATTTTAATGTCCAATATTTAGACAGTAATTACTCTGGATTTTGGAGTTTGGACACTATACGA ATAAACCCGTTGGAGATTCGGAATCAAGCGTTTGCTGAAATGAGGAGTATATTTAATCTCGATTACTTATCTGATAAATATGATGGAATAATTGGCATGTCGAATAGACGGATATCGGAATATGGAAACATTCCAATGTTCCCGAATATACTAGCTAATGGTGTGAATATGAAcccaatattttcattttatttaaatcg TTTGCAAATAAATGGGATAAACTTTTGCAACATATGTTCTGCTGTTATTGATACTGGAACATCTTTAATTATTGGACCAAATGAACAAGTGGAAAGAATCAATTCTTTACTTCATGCTTTTGATAATTTTGGAAGAAACGTCATTGACTGTGGTCGAATTGATATGCTCCCTTCGATTGAGTTCATATTTCATAGGAAAAAGTACATTCTGAAGCCACAACACTATGTAGTCAAGGTACATACAAGCAATTCATTTTGTCTTAAACAATGCTATTCACTGTACCAGTTATGA